In Pantanalinema sp., a single window of DNA contains:
- a CDS encoding acyltransferase, whose amino-acid sequence MNLPSPLLRLVLPFAYWDRRIAAWRERAQRLLLEHEHRDRLRLDPDAELERGVIWRLGDAGRVSIGARSRVRTGAELKVDGRLVLGRRVLVGAWSTLSVLDSLEIGDDCLLAERVSIRDHDHRFADPSMNVAEQGYDVAPVRLGRNVWLGCNVTVLKGVSLGDSCVVGANAVVTTSFPAGSVLAGVPARVIKRLPIEEAHVSTD is encoded by the coding sequence ATGAACCTGCCTTCGCCCCTCCTGCGCCTCGTCCTCCCTTTCGCCTACTGGGACCGCCGCATCGCGGCTTGGCGAGAGCGGGCCCAGCGCCTGCTCCTGGAGCACGAGCACCGCGACCGGCTGAGGCTCGATCCCGACGCCGAGCTCGAGCGCGGCGTCATCTGGCGGCTGGGCGACGCCGGGCGGGTCTCGATCGGCGCCCGGAGCCGGGTGCGGACGGGGGCCGAGCTCAAGGTGGACGGCCGGCTCGTGCTCGGCCGGCGCGTCCTGGTCGGCGCCTGGTCCACCCTCTCGGTGCTGGATTCGCTCGAGATCGGCGACGATTGCCTCCTGGCCGAGCGGGTGAGCATCCGGGACCACGACCATCGCTTTGCCGATCCTTCGATGAACGTGGCCGAGCAGGGCTATGACGTGGCGCCGGTGCGGCTCGGGCGCAACGTGTGGCTCGGCTGCAACGTGACCGTGCTCAAGGGGGTGAGCCTCGGCGACTCCTGCGTGGTGGGGGCCAACGCCGTCGTCACCACGAGCTTCCCGGCGGGCTCGGTGCTCGCAGGCGTCCCTGCCCGCGTGATCAAGCGTCTGCCGATCGAGGAGGCCCATGTCAGCACCGACTAA
- a CDS encoding sugar transferase — translation MYRLVKRAADILGALILLVLASPVLLLVAIAIPLDSPGSPIFTQARMGRGGRPFTIFKFRTMRKGGEAGPVLTQVGDHRITKLGAFLRRTSIDELPQLFNILKGDMSFIGPRPEVPSIVESEWSEDDKARVLSVLPGLSGWAQIHGRDDLDIPTKLGYDRAYAERIGLGLDLLILFKTPIVLLTGEGIK, via the coding sequence GTGTACCGCCTCGTCAAGCGCGCAGCCGACATCCTCGGCGCCTTGATCCTGCTGGTGCTCGCGAGCCCCGTGCTTCTCTTGGTGGCGATCGCGATCCCCCTCGACTCGCCGGGAAGCCCGATCTTCACCCAAGCGCGGATGGGCAGGGGCGGCAGGCCCTTCACCATCTTCAAGTTCCGGACCATGCGAAAGGGCGGCGAGGCGGGGCCGGTGCTCACCCAGGTGGGCGACCACCGGATCACGAAGCTCGGCGCCTTCTTGCGCCGCACCTCGATCGACGAGCTGCCCCAGCTCTTCAACATCCTCAAGGGGGACATGAGCTTCATCGGGCCGCGGCCCGAGGTGCCGAGCATCGTGGAGAGCGAGTGGAGCGAGGACGACAAGGCCCGGGTGCTCTCGGTGCTGCCCGGCCTCTCGGGCTGGGCCCAGATCCACGGCCGCGACGACCTGGACATCCCGACCAAGCTCGGCTACGACCGCGCGTACGCCGAACGCATCGGCCTGGGGCTGGACCTCTTGATCCTCTTCAAGACGCCGATCGTGCTCCTCACGGGCGAGGGAATCAAGTAG
- a CDS encoding DegT/DnrJ/EryC1/StrS aminotransferase family protein, whose protein sequence is MIDAAATQIPFSPALIGDAEIAAVTEVLKSGWITMGPKTKAFEAAIAGYVQARHGIALNSCTAALHLAHLASGIGPGDEVVTTPLTFCATLNTILHVGAKPVLADVDPLSLNLSAEGVEKVLTTRTKGISPVHYAGNPVDMDPLMALARDRDLVVTDDAAHALGTFYKGRPVGSLADYTAFSFYATKNLATGEGGMLTTNHDEAADRIRVLGLHGMSRNAWKRYSGAGSWFYEVEEAGYKYNMADLAAALGLAQFARFEDMQATRRRYVARYFEAFKDHPALELPPIADEARGDMHAWHLFMIRVRPEALTIDRDAFIEALKELGVQTSVHFIPASYHPVYRRELGLKVGDFPVAEDSYRRMISLPLSPRLSLEQIEAVCERVLSVADRYRR, encoded by the coding sequence ATGATCGACGCCGCCGCCACGCAAATCCCCTTCTCGCCGGCCCTCATCGGGGACGCCGAGATCGCCGCCGTCACCGAGGTGCTCAAGAGCGGCTGGATCACCATGGGCCCCAAGACCAAGGCCTTCGAGGCCGCGATCGCAGGCTACGTCCAGGCCCGGCACGGGATCGCGCTCAACTCCTGCACCGCCGCCTTGCACCTGGCGCACCTGGCGAGCGGCATCGGGCCGGGCGACGAGGTCGTCACCACGCCTTTGACCTTCTGCGCGACCCTCAACACCATCCTGCACGTGGGCGCGAAGCCCGTGCTCGCCGACGTGGATCCCTTGAGCCTCAACCTCTCGGCCGAGGGCGTCGAGAAGGTCCTGACCACCAGGACCAAGGGCATCTCCCCGGTCCACTACGCCGGCAACCCGGTGGACATGGACCCCCTGATGGCGCTCGCTCGCGACAGGGACCTGGTCGTCACCGACGACGCCGCGCACGCGCTGGGCACCTTCTACAAGGGCAGGCCGGTGGGGTCGCTGGCCGACTACACCGCCTTCTCGTTCTACGCCACCAAGAACCTCGCCACCGGCGAGGGGGGCATGCTCACCACCAACCACGACGAGGCCGCCGACCGGATCCGGGTGCTCGGCCTGCACGGCATGAGCCGCAACGCCTGGAAGCGCTACTCGGGGGCGGGCTCCTGGTTCTACGAGGTCGAGGAGGCCGGCTACAAGTACAACATGGCCGACCTGGCCGCCGCCCTGGGCCTGGCGCAGTTCGCGCGCTTCGAGGACATGCAGGCGACGCGGCGCCGGTACGTTGCGCGCTACTTCGAGGCCTTCAAGGACCACCCGGCCCTCGAGCTGCCTCCTATCGCCGACGAGGCGCGCGGCGACATGCACGCCTGGCACCTCTTCATGATCCGCGTGCGGCCCGAGGCGCTCACCATCGACCGCGACGCCTTCATCGAGGCGCTCAAGGAGCTGGGCGTCCAGACCTCGGTCCACTTCATCCCGGCCTCGTACCACCCCGTCTACCGGCGCGAGCTGGGCCTCAAGGTGGGGGACTTCCCCGTGGCCGAGGACAGCTACCGCCGCATGATCTCGCTGCCCCTCTCGCCCAGGCTCTCCTTGGAGCAGATCGAGGCGGTCTGCGAGCGGGTGCTCTCGGTCGCCGACCGCTACCGGAGGTAG
- a CDS encoding glycosyltransferase family 4 protein, giving the protein MRIGLLCPESLGAGGIGTYTGTLARALAREGHDVRVILPVGPVPEGEGPCYHGLAFPERYRLPAFNRAWGLSSALLPWARHAAEAVRALHAEHAFDVLEVPEWRAGGLFLRPGRDLPALVVRLHTHLSLVRRLNDLPMTADARLAASLEAKAVRHASMVLANSAALADALACDYQVPRRAIDVLHLGVDVERFAPRPSDGLRGTLGLSDADVLALFVGRIERRKGIDTLVEAFVEASASVPRLHLAVAGGDTETAPDGTSLRAHLCRRLERAGAAHRVHWLGPRDHRELPELYAGCDFFVAPSRLEPFGLVYLEAMAAGRPVIGCAAGGVPEIVQDGRQGLLVPPQDAGALAGALCALALDPRRREVMGLGARERAEAFDHRSLATKTIACYREAQARHARRRHA; this is encoded by the coding sequence ATGCGGATCGGCCTCTTGTGCCCCGAGTCGCTCGGCGCGGGGGGGATCGGCACCTACACCGGCACCCTGGCGCGCGCCCTGGCGCGCGAGGGTCACGACGTGCGGGTGATCCTGCCGGTGGGGCCGGTACCCGAGGGGGAGGGGCCCTGCTATCACGGCCTCGCCTTTCCTGAGCGCTACCGCCTGCCCGCCTTCAACCGGGCGTGGGGCCTCTCGAGCGCGCTCTTGCCCTGGGCGCGCCATGCGGCCGAGGCGGTGCGGGCCCTGCACGCCGAGCATGCCTTCGACGTGCTCGAGGTGCCGGAGTGGCGGGCGGGCGGCCTCTTCCTGAGGCCGGGGCGGGACCTGCCTGCCCTGGTGGTGCGCCTCCACACCCACCTCTCCCTGGTGCGGCGGCTCAACGACCTGCCCATGACCGCGGATGCGCGGCTGGCCGCCTCGCTCGAGGCGAAGGCGGTGCGCCACGCCTCGATGGTGCTCGCCAACAGCGCCGCGCTCGCGGACGCGCTTGCGTGCGACTACCAGGTCCCCCGGCGCGCCATCGACGTGCTGCACCTGGGGGTGGACGTGGAGCGCTTCGCGCCCCGGCCGAGCGACGGCCTCAGGGGCACGCTCGGCCTCTCGGACGCGGACGTGCTCGCCCTCTTCGTCGGGCGCATCGAGCGCCGCAAGGGGATCGACACCCTGGTCGAGGCCTTCGTGGAGGCCTCGGCCTCGGTGCCGCGGCTGCACCTGGCGGTGGCGGGCGGCGACACCGAGACCGCCCCGGACGGCACCAGCCTGCGTGCGCACCTCTGCCGGCGGCTGGAGCGCGCGGGTGCCGCCCACCGCGTCCACTGGCTCGGGCCGCGCGACCACCGCGAGCTGCCCGAGCTCTACGCCGGCTGCGACTTCTTCGTGGCGCCGAGCCGGCTCGAGCCCTTCGGTCTGGTGTACCTGGAGGCCATGGCCGCGGGCCGGCCGGTCATCGGGTGCGCGGCCGGCGGGGTCCCCGAGATCGTCCAGGACGGCCGGCAGGGCCTCCTGGTACCGCCCCAGGACGCCGGCGCCCTCGCCGGGGCCCTCTGCGCGCTCGCTCTGGACCCACGGCGCCGCGAGGTCATGGGCCTGGGCGCCCGCGAGCGGGCCGAGGCCTTCGACCACCGCTCGCTCGCCACAAAGACCATCGCCTGCTACCGCGAGGCCCAGGCCCGCCACGCCCGAAGGAGGCATGCATGA
- a CDS encoding oligosaccharide flippase family protein gives MSAPTKVARHTAFNFLTIAITSLLGVGVTALVARMLAPDRMGAYTLLVWGVGIAGLFANLGYVTATMKYMAEALGREDPSEAAGMLAFSSRQVLACGFAVSLLLAGIGPWAATALGRPELATGLAVGGASVIPMALLALYTAACQALQRYDQVAAVTGVTALASLAGTVLALTQGGGLAGLLGATGFASALGVMVYLVLLSRWRPGWWGAALPAEQRLAMRRYQGPVFVMLVLDAVVWQRSEVFFLGAYAPVREVAFYGMAFSLATMAMKLIPGTLVGLLIPSMSRAMGQGDREGVGRIYRQSCRYMAMLAMPVAVGGTLVAPALVAVLYGAGYEPVAGLLGALLGFNALVMVYGFPASSVLYSTDAQRLMVRIGLGVSALNLLLAGVLIPRYGAWGAVLANGLAQLASLYPGIRVAQAQTGAGVPVRSVLHLLLASLGMGVPVYAVVRACPPLLALCLAPVLGMLAFSLILWLTGAVAPEDRAALRAIASRVPGLRLIPRPPVGRG, from the coding sequence ATGTCAGCACCGACTAAGGTGGCCCGCCACACGGCCTTCAACTTCCTGACCATCGCCATCACCTCCCTTCTGGGGGTGGGGGTGACGGCGCTGGTCGCGCGCATGCTCGCCCCGGACCGGATGGGGGCCTACACCCTTCTGGTCTGGGGGGTGGGGATCGCGGGCCTCTTCGCCAACCTGGGCTACGTGACGGCCACCATGAAGTACATGGCCGAGGCCCTGGGGCGAGAGGACCCGTCCGAGGCCGCCGGGATGCTCGCGTTCTCGAGCCGGCAGGTGCTCGCCTGCGGCTTTGCGGTCTCGCTCCTGCTCGCCGGGATCGGCCCGTGGGCCGCCACGGCCTTGGGGCGTCCGGAGCTCGCCACGGGCCTTGCGGTCGGTGGCGCCTCGGTCATCCCCATGGCCCTCTTGGCCCTCTACACCGCGGCCTGCCAGGCTCTCCAGCGCTACGACCAGGTGGCGGCGGTCACCGGGGTCACGGCCCTTGCGTCACTCGCAGGCACGGTGCTCGCCCTGACCCAGGGCGGGGGCCTCGCGGGGCTGCTCGGGGCGACGGGGTTCGCTTCGGCCCTGGGCGTGATGGTCTACCTGGTGCTGCTGTCGCGCTGGCGGCCGGGCTGGTGGGGCGCGGCGCTTCCTGCCGAGCAGCGCCTGGCCATGCGGCGCTACCAGGGGCCGGTCTTCGTCATGCTGGTGCTGGACGCGGTGGTCTGGCAGCGTTCGGAGGTCTTCTTCCTGGGGGCCTACGCGCCGGTGCGCGAGGTGGCCTTCTACGGGATGGCCTTCAGCCTCGCGACCATGGCCATGAAGCTCATCCCGGGCACCCTGGTGGGCCTCTTGATCCCCAGCATGTCGCGCGCGATGGGCCAGGGCGATCGCGAGGGGGTGGGCCGGATCTACCGCCAGAGCTGCCGCTACATGGCGATGCTCGCGATGCCGGTGGCGGTGGGCGGGACGCTGGTGGCTCCCGCCCTGGTGGCGGTGCTGTACGGGGCCGGGTACGAGCCGGTGGCGGGCCTGTTGGGGGCGCTTCTGGGCTTCAACGCCCTGGTGATGGTCTACGGCTTCCCGGCGTCGAGCGTGCTCTACAGCACGGACGCCCAGCGCCTCATGGTCCGGATCGGGCTGGGGGTATCGGCCCTTAATTTGCTCCTGGCGGGGGTGCTCATCCCACGGTACGGGGCCTGGGGGGCGGTGCTGGCCAACGGCCTCGCGCAGCTGGCGAGCCTCTACCCGGGCATCCGGGTGGCCCAGGCCCAGACCGGGGCGGGGGTCCCCGTCCGCAGCGTGCTGCACCTCTTGCTGGCGTCACTGGGGATGGGGGTGCCGGTGTACGCGGTGGTGCGCGCCTGCCCGCCTCTCTTGGCCCTTTGCCTCGCCCCGGTGCTGGGCATGCTCGCCTTCTCGCTCATCCTGTGGCTCACCGGGGCCGTCGCCCCCGAGGACCGCGCGGCCCTCAGGGCGATCGCCTCGAGGGTCCCCGGCCTGCGCTTGATTCCCCGCCCCCCGGTGGGGCGGGGCTAG